The DNA window AAATTAGAATCAATATTGTTAAAATGAAAACGGGTAAATTACTGGCTTTTAAAGCAGAAACAATCGATTTACGTAGAAACACAATAATTTTTCAAGGTGGTCTAAAATGAAGAGTCAAGGTTTTTATGAATGGCTGATGACACAAAGAAAACCTGAAGATGCAGATGAAGTTCAAGAATTTGCAAATGCTGCTTTTTTTGATTCAGAGTTTCCTAAACAGTCACAGGACTTCAATGAAATTTCAAAATATTTAGAAGAAAGCGGCGGTTATTTAATGAGCATGCAAGTGTTCGATGAGGCTTGGCGACGTTTCTTAACTTCAGAGGAGGGGTTATGACACAACAAATACAATGGTTTCCAGGTCATATGGCCAAAACCATTCGTGAGATTGGCGAACAGATGAAACTTGTTGATTTTAGTCTTGAAATCGTTGATGCCCGCGCTCCACAATCCACTCAAAATCCACAAATCATGGATATGATTTCGGTGAAACCGGTTTTCCTCGTTTTAAATAAAATTGATTTAGCTGATCCAAAACAAGTAGCAAAATTTGTCTCAAAAAACAAGAATCAATTTGCCGGAATTTTAACCACAGATGCAAAAACAGGTGTTCTTTCCAAAGACTTTCTAAGGCAGTTAAAAGTTAATCCGATTTTTGCCAAACTTTCAGAGAAAAACGCAGCTGCCAATCTAAAAGCACTCGTAACTGGGACGCCAAATGTTGGTAAATCGACTTTTATTAATCATTTGGCAGGTAAAAATATTGCTCGTACAGCTAATACACCTGGTGTCACACATTTTCTTTATTGGATTCGCACACGCTATAATTTGATATTTTTAGATACGCCAGGTTTACTGTGGCCTAAATTTGATGATCAGGAAGTAGGTACCAAAATTGGTATTCTAGGCGGTATTAAAGACACTTTGCTAGCATCCGATGATTTAGCACTGTGGTTGATTTCTTTTCTTCAGAAAAATTATCCAACTGCGATCGCAACTAAATATAAAATTGGTCATTTTCCATTAGACAATCCA is part of the Oenococcus sicerae genome and encodes:
- a CDS encoding YozE family protein codes for the protein MKSQGFYEWLMTQRKPEDADEVQEFANAAFFDSEFPKQSQDFNEISKYLEESGGYLMSMQVFDEAWRRFLTSEEGL
- the ylqF gene encoding ribosome biogenesis GTPase YlqF, translating into MTQQIQWFPGHMAKTIREIGEQMKLVDFSLEIVDARAPQSTQNPQIMDMISVKPVFLVLNKIDLADPKQVAKFVSKNKNQFAGILTTDAKTGVLSKDFLRQLKVNPIFAKLSEKNAAANLKALVTGTPNVGKSTFINHLAGKNIARTANTPGVTHFLYWIRTRYNLIFLDTPGLLWPKFDDQEVGTKIGILGGIKDTLLASDDLALWLISFLQKNYPTAIATKYKIGHFPLDNPVAALMSITSQLGMRQDFESASQRLINDFRAGKLGRISLDFYGDDYLED